The segment GGACGCGCTTGAGCTGGTGGAAGGGCGACTAGGCTTCGGGGTCGAGAGCGGGCGCCTGAAGATGACCCGCATCCAGGACCCGGTACCCGGGGCGCCGACGGCGGAGTGAGCACGTACCTTCCCACCATAAAGCAGCTACAATACCTCGTCGCGCTTCACGAGCACGGCCACTTCGGGCGCGCGGCTGAGGCGAGTTTCGTCTCCCAGTCGACGCTGTCAGCCGGAATCCGCGAGCTTGAATCGCTCCTCGGTGTAACGCTGGTCGAGCGCAGCCGGCGGGTGGTGCGTTTCACGCCCTTGGGCGAACAGGTGGTCGCCAAGGCACACCGGCTGCTGCGTGAGGCGGAGGAACTGTCAGATCTCGTGCAGGCCAGCGGGAAGCCGCTCTCGGGCGAACTCAGGATGAGCGTGATCCCGACCATCGCGCCCTTCCTGCTACCCCGCATGCTGCCCCGACTGCGGCGCGAACGTCCCGCGCTCAAGTTGTTCCTGCGGGAGGAGACGACCGGCGACGCGCTCGAAAGCCTTCACCACGGCCGCGCGGATTGCGTGCTGCTTGCGCTACCCTACGCGACGGGGGAGATCGAAAGCGCGCACATCGCTGACGACCGGATTTTCGTGGCCTTTCCGAAGAATGATCCACGCGACCCGCCGGCGGAGATACCGCCAGCAATGGTCGACGATGCGCGACTGCTGCTGCTGGAGGATGGACATTGCTTGCGCGATCACGCGCTCGCCGCGTGCAACCGTCCCGAACTGCGCGCGAATGCGACCATGATCGGCACCTCGCTGCATACCCTCGTGCAGATGGTGGACAACGGCCTGGGCCTGACGATGCTGCCCGAAATGGCGATCGATGCGGGCATCCTGCACGAGACCGACGTCGTCGCCCGGCCCCTGAAGGGAAAGTCGGCCAAGCGCGAGATCGCGCTGGTTTGGCGCAAGAACAGCCCTCGCGCGGAGGAGTTCAGGCTGCTGGCCGAGGAGCTGCGGGCAGGCTGAACTCTCGCAAACTCACCGGAGCGCTAGTCCATGTGTTTGATGCCCACGCGCATATAGTCCCACCCGGTTATCAGCGTGAGCACTGCGGCCGCCCACAAGCTCGCAAGTCCGACCAGATGAACCCATTGATCGGCCAGGGGACCGCAATCGCCGCGCATAACGCAGGGAGCGCCGTGCACAGCCCCGCCCAGGATCAGCGCCCCTAGGCTGACGAGCTGAAAGGTCGTCTTCCACTTGGCCAGCCTGGACACCGGGATCGACACTTTCAGCGGTCCCAGAAATTCGCGCAAGCCCGACACCGCGATCTCGCGCACCAGAATGATGAGGCCAGCGATGACGTGCAGGTCGCCCACATACGGTCCGCGCATGTAGCCTTGCGCGGCGAGCACCAGGATCACCGCCGCCACCATGATCTTGTCCGCGATCGGATCGAGGAACTGGCCCAGTTTGCTGACCGTGCCCTGCGCGCGCGCCAGATAGCCATCGAGATAATCGGTGAAGCCGATTACGCAGTAGACGACGAAACCGATCGCGTAGCCCAGCCTCCAGTCAGGCCACCACAGCAAGAACGCGAGTAACGGGACCGCGAAGATGCGGCTCAAGGTGAGCAGGTTGGGCAAGGTCAGCATGCGCCATCGTCCGTAGACCAGCGAGCCGCGGTGCAAAAGTGTCCTTTGGCCTTGTGACCTGAGCGCGAGGCGCTAGACCCCTGCTCCGGAGCGGCAATCTCGGGACCTGCATGACTGTTTCCACGCACATGCTCCGGCGCCGGCGCTTCCTGCCGCTATTCATCACCCAGCTGCTCGGCGCCTTCAACGACAACCTTTACAAGACCGCGATGGTGCTGTTCGTCGTGTACAGCATCTACAATTCCGAAGAGGCGGAGGGAATGTTCAGCGCGGTCGCATCGGCCGTCTTCATCATTCCGTTCTTCCTGTTGTCAGCCCTCGCTGGCCAGCTTGCCGACATGCGCGACAAGGCCCGCATCATCCGCATCGTGAAAGCTTGCGAGATCGCCATCATGGGCGTGGGCGCCGTGGGCCTGCTGCTCGCGTGGAAGGGTATCCAGGTCCAAGCAGTGTCCATCCCGCTGCTGATGGTGGCGTTGTTTGCGATGGGAGTGCATTCGACCTTCTTCGGTCCGATCAAATACGCGATTCTGCCGCAGCATTTGGAAGAGCACGAGGTCCTGGCGGGAACCGGACTGGTGGAAGCCGGCACCTATATTGCCATCCTGTTCGGAACGATCCTGGCCGGATGGATCCCGGTGGAAGCGGCTGCGGCTTGCGTAGTTGTTACCGCCATCATCGGCTACCTGGCAGCACGTCAGGTGCCCGAAGCGCCAGCGCAGGGCGAAGTCGAACCGCTCGATTACCACGTCGTGCGCAGTTCCATCGCGCTGGTTCGCAATACCAGCCACGATCGTCGGGTGTTCCTCGCGATCATGGCCATCAGCTTCTTCTGGACCATTGGTGCGGTGCTGTTCATCCAGTTTCCCCCGCTGGTGAAGAACGTGCTCACCGCCAGCAAGGAGGTCGCCAGCCTGTTCTTGGTGATCTTCTCGATCGGCGTGGCGATCGGCTCGGTCTCGGTCAACGCGCTGCTCAAGGGGACGGTTTCGGCACGCTATTCACCCGTATCGGTCCTGATGATGGGCGCGTTCGTGCTGGCGTTCTATCTACTGTGCCGGGGGTGGACGGCTGAGCCTGTCGGCACGTTGCTCAATGTCGGGGAGTTCGTGTCGCATTCGCTCGCGATCCCGCTGCTGCTGAGCCTGCTGGGCATCGCAATCGCCGGCGGCATGTTTGTCGTTCCGCTCTATGCGTTCCTGACGACGTTCGTGCCCAAGACCCAGACAGCGCGAACAATCGCGGCAAACAACATCGTCAATTCGGGTGCCATGGTCGCCGGCTCGCTGCTGGCCGCCGGACTTACCGCAGCCGGACTCGACATCGTGCATCACCTGCTTCTGAGCGCGGCGATGTGCGTCGTATCTGCCTGGCTAGGCTTGCTTTTATTACGGGCGGAACGCGCCGCCCGGACCTAGACGATGAACACCGCCACGGCCGCCAGGCAAGCGAAGTAAGCACCGACGAAACCCTGCACGTCATCGCGGGAGATCACCCATGACGGGCGTGTCTCCACGACGGGACCGCCTCGGCAGACGTGCGGCGGGAGTGAAGCCCGGAACGGATGCCGGGCCGATTCATCGGTAAGAACAAGGGAGCGTCGCATGATGAAGGTGTTAACGGCACGGAAACCATTACGCTCCTTGCAATCTGGGGGCTGTCGCGCTGCGGGACGTTAAGCGTGTTCGTTGACCAAGCGTCACGATCGTCCACAGCAAAAAGGCCACCCAATCATGGGTGGCCCTTGCAATATATTCGGGTTCGAAAGTGGCTAGACCTTGTCGCCAAGGATGCCCTTCACTTCGCCCTTCAGGTTCTGGCCTTCGCCTTTGCGCTCCTGCGCGTGACCTTCGGCGCGCGTTTCGGCATCGCTCGACATCTGCTTCGCGTTGCCGGCGATCTCGTTACCGATGCCCTTGGCCTTGTCTTTCAGTTCGCCCATCTGGCTTCTCCTCGAGTATGTTCGACGGCTCAGCGCCGCCATCACCAACTCAACGGATGGGCACGGCAGAGCGTTCCGATTTAACCTTCGCCCATCGTCAGGATCTGCTCCCACTCCTCCGGTTCAAGCTCCGCGACGGAGAGCCGCGACTGGCGGATGATCTCACTCTCGCCAAGGGCCGGTTCGCTCTTGATGCTTGCAAGCGTGACAGGAGAGGCAAGCTTGCTGACCGGCCTGACTTTCACCGCAACCCACTTGCCCGTATCGTCAGTGGGATCAGGAATGGCGGCATGGCTGATCTCGACGATCCCGACGACCTCCTTGCCGATGTTCGAATGGTAGAAAAAGGCGCGGTCGCCCACTTTCATCGCGGCAAGGTTGTTGCGCGCGCGGTAGTTGCGGACGCCGTCCCACGTCCCCTCTCCCTCGGTGACCAGGTCATCCCAGCTGTATACGTCGGGTTCCGACTTCATCAGCCAATACCGGCGCGCCATGTCTCGATCTTCCTCCGCAAACGGGCGCAAGCAGCCTTAACCCGATTTTCAATCTCTTAGGGGATAGCCGGAGCTTCGCAACGACGGGGGTTCTTGTTGCCTGGCTCTAACGCCAACGCTGGTCAATCGCCATCGCACGCGCCCAAGATGGGCCGTGCGGAGCGTGATCTGGTCGCGCTCGGCATCGCGACTGCCGCGATCCTCCTGTTTGTCGGCACCGGCGGGATGGTCGTGCCGCAGGTCATCCACGCATGGCTGGGGGGCGGCAAGACGCCCGATCCGCTGCTGGTGTCCACCCTGCTGCTCAATATCGCGCTCGTGATCTTTGGCTGGCGCCGTTATGCGGAACTCACTTCCGAGATCGCCGAGCGCCGGAAGGCCGAGGAAATCGCCCGCCAGCTTTCCGAAATCGATCCGCTGACGGGCACGCTCAACCGGCGCAGCATCGGCCCGGCTACCGATCAATTGCTCACCGACGCACATGCCAGCGGGCGCCTCGCCGCTTTCGTGATGGTCGATCTGGACAACTTCAAGCTCGTCAACGATCTCAACGGGCACCTGGCGGGCGACGCCCTGCTTAAGCTGACTGCCGAGCGTATCCGGGCATTGCTGCCCAAGGATGCGCTCCTGGCGAGGCTGGGCGGGGACGAGTTCGCCTGCGTGGTGCCGTACGACGCCCGCAACCCCGATCGCATCGACCAGTTCGCCAGCCTGCTGATCGAGAGGGTGTCGCAGCCGTCGGAGTTCAACGGGCTTACTTTCGAAGTCACCGTGTCGGTCGGCATGGCGGCGGACATCCCGGGCCGAGCTCAGGGATCGCCGGTGCCGACTGACGCACAGACGCTGATCCATCGCGCCGACATCGCGATGTATCACGCCAAGAAACAGGGCAAGAACCGTTACTTTTGGTTCGAAGAGGCGATGGAGAGTGAACTGCGCTTCCGCAGCGAGCTCGAAACCGGCATCCGCCGCGGTATTCCGCGAGGCGAATTCGTCCCATTCTACGAACAGCAGATCGATCTTGCGACGGGGGAATTGACCGGCTTCGAGATGCTGGCCCGCTGGCGATCGCCGACGCTCAGCACGGTCAGCCCCGAAATCTTCATCCCCATTGCCGAGGAAATCGGCCTGATCGGCGAGCTAAGCGAGAACCTGATCGAACAGGCGCTCGAGGATGCCAAGGAGTGGGATCCCAAGCTTTCACTATCGATCAATATCTCGCCGGTGCAGCTGCGCGATCCTTGGTTTTCGCAAAAGCTGTTGCAGATGCTGGTACGCCATAGCTTCCCCCCGCAGCGGCTCGATATCGAGATTACCGAAAGCTGCCTGCACGAGAACATCGGCCTTGTCCGCTCGATCATCACGTCGCTGCGCAACCAGGGCGTCACCATCAGCCTGGACGATTTCGGCACCGGATTTTCCAGTCTGGCGCAGCTTCGCTCGCTGCCGTTCGATCGGCTCAAGATCGACCGGAGCTTTGTCTCGGAACTCAAGGACGGCGAAGACAGCGACAAGCTGGTCCAGGCGATAGTCTCGCTGGGCGACGGGCTGGAACTGCCGATGACCGCCGAGGGCATCGAGGATCCGACGATCCTCACCAAGTTGCAGAAGATGGGCGAATTGAAGGGCCAGGGCTATCTCTATGGCCGGCCCGAGGATGCTGGCGCGGTGCGCGCCCGCCTGGCATCGGCGGGACTGCTCGCCGCGCGGGCTGCTCCTGATGGCGAGTGCGTGCTGACTGACGGCCGACGAGCCGCGGGCTAATCGTCCTCGCCACTGGACGCCGCCGCCGCCCCCGCATAGAGCCCGCGCGCGATGCGGGTACCCTTCGTCAAGATGCACGGCCTCGGCAACGACTTCGTCGTGATGGATGGCCGGAGCGAGCCGCTGCCGCCGGTCACCGCCGGGCAAGCGGCCGCGCTGGCGGATCGGCGCACCGGGATCGGCTGCGACCAGCTCATCCTCCTGGAACCGTCCAACATCGCGGATTTCCGCATGCGCATCTTCAACGCGGACGGCAGCGAGGTGGAGGCGTGCGGCAACGCCAGCCGGGCGGTGGCGCTGCTTCAAGGCAGTGCAGCGCGCGTGGAGACGTCCGGCGGCACGATCGCCCTTGCCCCGACTGACGGCGGCGCCCGCGTCGACATGGGTGAGCCGCGCTTCTCCTGGGAATCGATCCCCCTTGCATACGCGATGGATACGCTGACCATGCCTGTCTCGTGGGAGGACCTCGAGACGCCATCTGCCGTCAGCGTGGGCAACCCTCACGTGGTGTTCTTCGTGCCCGATCTGGAGCAGGTCCCGCTGGAACGGCTGGGACCGGAGATCGAGCGCGATCCGCTGTTTCCGGAACGGATCAACGTGAACGTGGCGCAGATCACCGGGCCGAATTCCATCCTGCTCACGGTCTGGGAACGCGGCGCCGGTCTGACTCGCGCCTGCGGGACCGGTGCCTGCGCTACCACGGTTGCGGCCATCCGCCGGCGCTTGATCGCGGGGCGGTCCGCCAGCGTGACCCTCCCCGGGGGCACGCTCGAGATCGAATGGACCGACGCGAACCGGATCATCATGACAGGCCCGGCGGCGGAAAGCTTCCGCGGCACATTCGACTGGGCCACGTTCGCATGAGCGCGGAGGTGATTTCGCTCGGCTGCCGGATGAACTTGGCCGAAGGGGAGCGCATTCGCGCGTTGCTGGGCGACGAGAGCGATACGGTCGTGATCAATTCCTGTGCCGTTACGGCCGAGGCCGCCCGGCAAACGCGCCAGGCGATCCGCCGCGCGCGGCGTGCGCGGCCCGATGCGCGCCTCGTGGTGACCGGCTGCGCCGCCGAGATCGACCGGTCGGACATTGGTGCGATGAGCGAAGTGGACGGGATCGTCGCGAATGCCGCCAAGCTGGACCCGCGCGCCTGGAACGCGTCATCTGCGCGCACCACCCCGGCCCCACGACATACGCGCGCGTTCCTTGCGGTGCAGAACGGCTGCGATCACGCGTGCACCTTTTGCGTGATCCCGCAGGGGCGCGGTGCCAGTCGATCGACCCCGGTCGCGCAGGTCCTGCACGAGCTCGAGCGCGAGCTCGCGAGCGGAGCTGGCGAGGTGGTATTGACCGGCGTGGATCTGACCAGCTGGGGGAACGACCTTGCCGGCCTCCCCCGCCTAGGCGACCTGGTCACGGCGATCCTGTCGACATTTCCGGCTCTCCCCCGACTGCGGCTGTCCTCGCTCGATGGCATCGAGATCGATCCTCTGCTGGAAGATCTGCTGGCTAGCGAGCCGCGGATCATGCCGCATATCCACCTGTCGGTTCAGCACGGTCACGATCTGATCCTCAAGCGCATGAAGCGGCGTCATTCGCGCGGCGATGCCGTGTCCCTGGTCGAGCGGCTGAAAAGGCGCCGGCCGGAGATCGCGATCGGCGCCGATCTTATCGCGGGTTTCCCCACTGAAAACGAGGCGCATCACGCTGCCAATCTTTCGATCGTGCGAGAACTCGGCGTGGTTCACGGCCATGTCTTTCCGTATTCACCGCGACCTGGAACGCCGGCTGCAAGGATGCCGCAAGTGGCGCGCGCTGCCGTGAAGGCGCGGGCCGGCGAGTTGCGTGCGGCCGTTGCCGACGTGCGCCGCGAATGGCTCGACCGGCAGATCGGCCGCCCGCTATTGGTGCTCGCAGAGGCGGACGGCACCGGCTACGCGGAAAACTTCGCGCGGGCGCGGCTGCCCGCAGGAACGCCGCGGGGTGCGATTGTCCCCATCACTCCCACCTCCATCGAGGAAGGCCTGCTCGCATGAGCGAACCCACCTGGACCGAGCGCCTGTTCGGCGGTTTCCGCAAGACGAGCGAAAAACTCGGCCAGAACCTGGCCGGGGTGGTCGGAACCGCGCGACTGGACGACGCGACGCTCGACGACGTCGAGGACGCGTTGATCATGTCGGACCTCGGCCCGGCGGCGGCGCAGCGCATTCGCGAACGGCTGGCGGAGAAGCGCTTTGGCCTCGACATCACCGAAGCCGATCTCAAGCAGGCCGTTGCCGAAGAAATCGCCGCCATTCTGCGGCCCGTCGCCAAGCCGCTGGAGATCGTTGCTTTCCCGCGGCCGCAGGTGATCCTGGTGATCGGCGTGAACGGAAGCGGCAAGACCACGACCATCGCCAAGCTCGCGCATTGGCTCAAGGAAGATGACTACGCGGTCATGCTCGCCGCAGGAGATACCTTCCGCGCCGCCGCGATCGGGCAGTTGGCGACCTGGGCCGAGCGCGTGGGAGTCCCGATCATCAGCGGCCCGGAGGGAGGCGATCCGGCAAGCATCGTATTCGATGCCGTCAAGCAGGCCACGTCGATCGGCACCGATGCGCTGATCGTCGACACCGCTGGCCGATTGCAGAACAAGCGCGAGCTGATGGAGGAGCTGGCCAAGATCCGACGCGTGCTTGGCCGGCTTAACCCCGAGGCGCCGCACGACGTGATCCTGGTGCTCGATGCCACCAACGGCCAGAACGCCCTCGCACAGATCGAAACGTTCAAGGAAGTCGCGGGCGTGACCGGCCTGGTGATGACCAAGCTGGACGGCACCGCGCGTGGCGGGGTGCTGGTGGCCGCGGCCGAGCAGTTCGGCCTCCCGATCCACGCGATCGGCGTGGGCGAGAAGATCGACGATCTAAGACCCTTCGACCCTGACCTGGTCGCGCGGGTCATCGCAGGAGTGGCGTGATGAACGACGGTAGGCAAAAGCCATCCGGGTGGCTCAACGTCCTGGTCGACTACGGGCCACTGATCGTGTTCCTGGCCGTGTTCAAACTGTCCGATCCAGGCGGAGACGACATCGGCGGGACGATCGCAGCGATCATTCGCGGCACCGGCGCATTCATCGTCGCAGCGATCGCGGCATTGATCTTCAGCCGGGTGAAATTCGGCCGCGTGTCGCCGATGCTATGGCTTTCCACCGGACTGATCATCGGGTTCGGCGGTCTCACCATCTTCCTTGGCGAACCGTTCTGGGTCCAGATCAAGCCGACCGTAATCTACCTGCTGTTCGCGGCCGCATTGCTGATTGGTTATGCTCGCGGGGCCGCTCTGCTGGAAGTGCTGCTGGCCGCGGCCTTCGAAGGGGTCGACCGGGCCGGCTGGCTCAAGCTGTCGCGGAATTGGGGGCTGTTCTTCCTCTTCCTGGCCGCCCTTAATGAGGCGCTGCGGTACTTCTATAACGCAGAAAACGGCGGCTTCGAAACCTGGTTGTGGGCCAAGCTGTGGGTGTTCATGCCGCTGTCGTTCCTGTTCACCTTTACTCAGATCCCGATGCTGCTGCGACACGGCTTGAGCTTCGAGGATCGCGACGAAGTGCTGAAGGACCAGCCGCCGACCGACTAAATCTCCAGCTGGCTGCCGAGTTCGACCACGCGGTTCGGTGGCAGACGGAAGAACTGCATCGCGGTTGCCGAGTTGCGCAGCATCCAGGCAAACAGCTTCTCACGCCAGATTGCCATACCGGGCCGCTTGCTCGCGATCAGTGTCTGGCGGCTGAGGAAGAAGCTGGTGTGCATCATGTCGAACAACCCGCCGCATTCGGCGTTCGCCTTGAGCGCCGCGGGGACATCGGTCTCGTCCATGAAACCGTAGTGCAGGACCACGCGGTAGAGCCCATCGCCGACGGTATGG is part of the Altererythrobacter sp. TH136 genome and harbors:
- a CDS encoding hydrogen peroxide-inducible genes activator, which translates into the protein MSTYLPTIKQLQYLVALHEHGHFGRAAEASFVSQSTLSAGIRELESLLGVTLVERSRRVVRFTPLGEQVVAKAHRLLREAEELSDLVQASGKPLSGELRMSVIPTIAPFLLPRMLPRLRRERPALKLFLREETTGDALESLHHGRADCVLLALPYATGEIESAHIADDRIFVAFPKNDPRDPPAEIPPAMVDDARLLLLEDGHCLRDHALAACNRPELRANATMIGTSLHTLVQMVDNGLGLTMLPEMAIDAGILHETDVVARPLKGKSAKREIALVWRKNSPRAEEFRLLAEELRAG
- the pgsA gene encoding CDP-diacylglycerol--glycerol-3-phosphate 3-phosphatidyltransferase, whose protein sequence is MLTLPNLLTLSRIFAVPLLAFLLWWPDWRLGYAIGFVVYCVIGFTDYLDGYLARAQGTVSKLGQFLDPIADKIMVAAVILVLAAQGYMRGPYVGDLHVIAGLIILVREIAVSGLREFLGPLKVSIPVSRLAKWKTTFQLVSLGALILGGAVHGAPCVMRGDCGPLADQWVHLVGLASLWAAAVLTLITGWDYMRVGIKHMD
- a CDS encoding MFS transporter; this encodes MTVSTHMLRRRRFLPLFITQLLGAFNDNLYKTAMVLFVVYSIYNSEEAEGMFSAVASAVFIIPFFLLSALAGQLADMRDKARIIRIVKACEIAIMGVGAVGLLLAWKGIQVQAVSIPLLMVALFAMGVHSTFFGPIKYAILPQHLEEHEVLAGTGLVEAGTYIAILFGTILAGWIPVEAAAACVVVTAIIGYLAARQVPEAPAQGEVEPLDYHVVRSSIALVRNTSHDRRVFLAIMAISFFWTIGAVLFIQFPPLVKNVLTASKEVASLFLVIFSIGVAIGSVSVNALLKGTVSARYSPVSVLMMGAFVLAFYLLCRGWTAEPVGTLLNVGEFVSHSLAIPLLLSLLGIAIAGGMFVVPLYAFLTTFVPKTQTARTIAANNIVNSGAMVAGSLLAAGLTAAGLDIVHHLLLSAAMCVVSAWLGLLLLRAERAART
- a CDS encoding CsbD family protein, producing the protein MGELKDKAKGIGNEIAGNAKQMSSDAETRAEGHAQERKGEGQNLKGEVKGILGDKV
- a CDS encoding EVE domain-containing protein, which produces MARRYWLMKSEPDVYSWDDLVTEGEGTWDGVRNYRARNNLAAMKVGDRAFFYHSNIGKEVVGIVEISHAAIPDPTDDTGKWVAVKVRPVSKLASPVTLASIKSEPALGESEIIRQSRLSVAELEPEEWEQILTMGEG
- a CDS encoding EAL domain-containing protein: MGRAERDLVALGIATAAILLFVGTGGMVVPQVIHAWLGGGKTPDPLLVSTLLLNIALVIFGWRRYAELTSEIAERRKAEEIARQLSEIDPLTGTLNRRSIGPATDQLLTDAHASGRLAAFVMVDLDNFKLVNDLNGHLAGDALLKLTAERIRALLPKDALLARLGGDEFACVVPYDARNPDRIDQFASLLIERVSQPSEFNGLTFEVTVSVGMAADIPGRAQGSPVPTDAQTLIHRADIAMYHAKKQGKNRYFWFEEAMESELRFRSELETGIRRGIPRGEFVPFYEQQIDLATGELTGFEMLARWRSPTLSTVSPEIFIPIAEEIGLIGELSENLIEQALEDAKEWDPKLSLSINISPVQLRDPWFSQKLLQMLVRHSFPPQRLDIEITESCLHENIGLVRSIITSLRNQGVTISLDDFGTGFSSLAQLRSLPFDRLKIDRSFVSELKDGEDSDKLVQAIVSLGDGLELPMTAEGIEDPTILTKLQKMGELKGQGYLYGRPEDAGAVRARLASAGLLAARAAPDGECVLTDGRRAAG
- the dapF gene encoding diaminopimelate epimerase, which codes for MRVPFVKMHGLGNDFVVMDGRSEPLPPVTAGQAAALADRRTGIGCDQLILLEPSNIADFRMRIFNADGSEVEACGNASRAVALLQGSAARVETSGGTIALAPTDGGARVDMGEPRFSWESIPLAYAMDTLTMPVSWEDLETPSAVSVGNPHVVFFVPDLEQVPLERLGPEIERDPLFPERINVNVAQITGPNSILLTVWERGAGLTRACGTGACATTVAAIRRRLIAGRSASVTLPGGTLEIEWTDANRIIMTGPAAESFRGTFDWATFA
- a CDS encoding MiaB/RimO family radical SAM methylthiotransferase; translated protein: MSAEVISLGCRMNLAEGERIRALLGDESDTVVINSCAVTAEAARQTRQAIRRARRARPDARLVVTGCAAEIDRSDIGAMSEVDGIVANAAKLDPRAWNASSARTTPAPRHTRAFLAVQNGCDHACTFCVIPQGRGASRSTPVAQVLHELERELASGAGEVVLTGVDLTSWGNDLAGLPRLGDLVTAILSTFPALPRLRLSSLDGIEIDPLLEDLLASEPRIMPHIHLSVQHGHDLILKRMKRRHSRGDAVSLVERLKRRRPEIAIGADLIAGFPTENEAHHAANLSIVRELGVVHGHVFPYSPRPGTPAARMPQVARAAVKARAGELRAAVADVRREWLDRQIGRPLLVLAEADGTGYAENFARARLPAGTPRGAIVPITPTSIEEGLLA
- the ftsY gene encoding signal recognition particle-docking protein FtsY → MSEPTWTERLFGGFRKTSEKLGQNLAGVVGTARLDDATLDDVEDALIMSDLGPAAAQRIRERLAEKRFGLDITEADLKQAVAEEIAAILRPVAKPLEIVAFPRPQVILVIGVNGSGKTTTIAKLAHWLKEDDYAVMLAAGDTFRAAAIGQLATWAERVGVPIISGPEGGDPASIVFDAVKQATSIGTDALIVDTAGRLQNKRELMEELAKIRRVLGRLNPEAPHDVILVLDATNGQNALAQIETFKEVAGVTGLVMTKLDGTARGGVLVAAAEQFGLPIHAIGVGEKIDDLRPFDPDLVARVIAGVA
- a CDS encoding inner membrane-spanning protein YciB; this encodes MNDGRQKPSGWLNVLVDYGPLIVFLAVFKLSDPGGDDIGGTIAAIIRGTGAFIVAAIAALIFSRVKFGRVSPMLWLSTGLIIGFGGLTIFLGEPFWVQIKPTVIYLLFAAALLIGYARGAALLEVLLAAAFEGVDRAGWLKLSRNWGLFFLFLAALNEALRYFYNAENGGFETWLWAKLWVFMPLSFLFTFTQIPMLLRHGLSFEDRDEVLKDQPPTD